A stretch of Falco rusticolus isolate bFalRus1 chromosome 2, bFalRus1.pri, whole genome shotgun sequence DNA encodes these proteins:
- the LOC119143787 gene encoding proteasome maturation protein isoform X2, whose amino-acid sequence MAWALNSRGAASLLKDVIPITEFSASGLLEGPDLLRRGFTSVKNELLPTHPLELSEKNFQLNQDKTNFATLRNIQGLHAPLKLQMELRAVKQVQRLPFLYSSNIALDTLRGNDESIGFEDILNDPSQSEVMGEPHMMMEYKLGLF is encoded by the exons ATGGCATGGGCACTG aattCCAGAGGCGCTGCTTCTCTGCTGAAGGATGTTATCCCCATCACTGAATTCTCAGCCTCAGGACTACTTGAAGGCCCTGATCTTCTGCGTAGAGG CTTTACTAGTGTGAAAAATGAATTGttgcccacccacccactggagctgtcagaaaaaaat TTCCAGTTAAATCAAGATAAAACAAACTTTGCCACGTTGAGAAACATTCAAGGACTCCATGCACCTTTAAAGCTGCAGATGGAGCTCCGAGCAGTGAAACAG GTCCAGCGTCTCCCATTTCTTTACAGCTCAAACATAGCACTGGATACTCTGAGGGGAAATGATGAATCCATTGGTTTTGAGGATATCCTTAATG ATCCTTCACAGAGTGAAGTTATGGGAGAACCACATATGATGATGGAATACAAGCTTGGTTTATTTTAA
- the LOC119143787 gene encoding proteasome maturation protein isoform X1 has translation MLSHGVWCGHGGRPPARPGGPVSLVRPSAGWSLPGVRERSRPRRPEGCVVNSRGAASLLKDVIPITEFSASGLLEGPDLLRRGFTSVKNELLPTHPLELSEKNFQLNQDKTNFATLRNIQGLHAPLKLQMELRAVKQVQRLPFLYSSNIALDTLRGNDESIGFEDILNDPSQSEVMGEPHMMMEYKLGLF, from the exons ATGCTGAGTCATGGGGTCTGGTGTGGCCATGGGgggcgcccgcccgcccgccccgggggccCGGTGTCCCTTGTCCGGCCCAGTGCCGGCTGGTCTCTGCCAGGCGTTCGTGAGCGCTCTAGGCCGAGGCGGCCTGAGGGGTGTGTGGTT aattCCAGAGGCGCTGCTTCTCTGCTGAAGGATGTTATCCCCATCACTGAATTCTCAGCCTCAGGACTACTTGAAGGCCCTGATCTTCTGCGTAGAGG CTTTACTAGTGTGAAAAATGAATTGttgcccacccacccactggagctgtcagaaaaaaat TTCCAGTTAAATCAAGATAAAACAAACTTTGCCACGTTGAGAAACATTCAAGGACTCCATGCACCTTTAAAGCTGCAGATGGAGCTCCGAGCAGTGAAACAG GTCCAGCGTCTCCCATTTCTTTACAGCTCAAACATAGCACTGGATACTCTGAGGGGAAATGATGAATCCATTGGTTTTGAGGATATCCTTAATG ATCCTTCACAGAGTGAAGTTATGGGAGAACCACATATGATGATGGAATACAAGCTTGGTTTATTTTAA
- the LOC119143787 gene encoding proteasome maturation protein isoform X3, whose product MNSRGAASLLKDVIPITEFSASGLLEGPDLLRRGFTSVKNELLPTHPLELSEKNFQLNQDKTNFATLRNIQGLHAPLKLQMELRAVKQVQRLPFLYSSNIALDTLRGNDESIGFEDILNDPSQSEVMGEPHMMMEYKLGLF is encoded by the exons ATG aattCCAGAGGCGCTGCTTCTCTGCTGAAGGATGTTATCCCCATCACTGAATTCTCAGCCTCAGGACTACTTGAAGGCCCTGATCTTCTGCGTAGAGG CTTTACTAGTGTGAAAAATGAATTGttgcccacccacccactggagctgtcagaaaaaaat TTCCAGTTAAATCAAGATAAAACAAACTTTGCCACGTTGAGAAACATTCAAGGACTCCATGCACCTTTAAAGCTGCAGATGGAGCTCCGAGCAGTGAAACAG GTCCAGCGTCTCCCATTTCTTTACAGCTCAAACATAGCACTGGATACTCTGAGGGGAAATGATGAATCCATTGGTTTTGAGGATATCCTTAATG ATCCTTCACAGAGTGAAGTTATGGGAGAACCACATATGATGATGGAATACAAGCTTGGTTTATTTTAA